Genomic window (Musa acuminata AAA Group cultivar baxijiao chromosome BXJ1-9, Cavendish_Baxijiao_AAA, whole genome shotgun sequence):
ACCCCAGGTGCGTTGCATTTGCTACCTGTCATGCTGCAGATCAAAAGTTTGTCTGTTGAGTTTTCCAGTTTCTAAATGAGTCTTAAATGATTACAGGTGATACGAATAATTCCATATAGCGCAGTTCAACTCTTTTCTTATGAACTTTACAAGGTAGGGGaacttcattttgtttgttgctgTCTTGCATGGTTGTTTTTTGTCTGTTACATAACATTGAAATGGAGTTCTTGATCTTTCACATGCCATTTATGTTTTCCATTTGATTGTAGAAACTCTTTAGTAAAAAGGATGGGGAACTTTCCATTGTAGGGAGGCTTGTAGCAGGGGCTTGTGCTGGAATGACATCCACACTAGTGAGTTTTTACAGAATCAAATCATGTGCTTGTTTGCTCAAGTGTTTCCTTCATGGTGGCTGTTCTTGTTTTAAGTAATACGTGTTTCCACTTAGGACATGATTAGATCAGTTATCCTTTTGCAAAATGCATGTTTGTTAAGAGTAATGCTAGTTTATTGTgaacttaatttattttttaataggtaACATATCCATTGGATGTCCTAAGGCTAAGGCTTGCAGTTGAACCTGGTTGTAGAACAATGTCCCAGGTAAACTTTGTTATACTCGGTACTTACTTTTGGTTTTTAGAAATATGATACAAATTATTTATCTTTCAGGTTGCTCTTAATATGCTAAGAGATGAAGGGCTAGCATCGTTTTACAGTGGTCTTGGTCCTTCTCTTATTGGGATAGCGCCATATATTGCCGTTAACTTCTGTGTGTTTGACTTGTGAGGTTACTCAATTCATTTCTCTTGGTAGCTTAGTGAGAAACATCTTGAATCAGAATCCTATTGACATGGTTTTCTTTTATATACAATTGGTAGGGTGAAGAAGTCACTCCCAGAAAAGTACCAAAAGAGGCCAGAAACATCTCTTGCAACTGCACTGGTCTCGGCAACAATTGCTACACTTATGTGCTACCCTCTGGATACTGTGAGAAGACAGATGCAGATGAAAGGTTCACCTTACAATACTATTTTCGATGCCTTCCCGGGTAATACCATGTTCTCAATCACTGTATTTGATTGATGATCAATGACTAGTCATTATATCTGTTTATCATTCTGTGTGCACCTTAACTCGATATCATGGGAAACCTATATATATTCGGCATAGCGTTTCATTTGTGATATCTCTGATCTTGGCCCCATAGGAGATAAGGATAGTAAGCAAATGATTAGGAGTGTTTGCTTAtgtagagattttgatgattgataAAAACAATTCTGACAAGCGAAAAGAAAGCCCAAAACAGATCATGTTACTCGTTAGAAGTTTGAACCTTAGCAGTCTTGTGCACAAACATAAAGTGTCTAAATGAAACTGCCAAAAATCTTTTACTACAAGAAGGGTGCCACTCAACGTAAACTATCATATGGTTATGCTCTTACCAAACTGAAGCCATGTCTGattattcttttgttgttttattGCCTGGCCTCTATAAAGATATCAATGACAATCATCAAGTTGCTTCATGCAGTCATGCATGAACTGCTCAAAGTGGTCATCTTTTGAATTGCTTTCCTGTTTCTCAATGgcaaaattttcaaacaaatttacCTTATAATAATTGCGTTGTCTATGCAAGCTCAGGTATCGTGGAGCGTGATGGCTTCTTCGGCTTATATCGAGGTTTTGTGCCCAATACATTGAAAAATCTGCCAAACAGCAGGTTGGCCTTTTCATCCATATTCGTTAAGCTGTTTAGATTCTCCTGTGATGCGGATAGCATGATCAATTTTAGTTTACAATTTGGTCATCCTTCTGGTCATAAAGGCGTCAATTGTCTGCAGCATTAGGCTTACAACCTTTGACATGGTCAAGAGCCTAATATCATCTGGGCGAAAGGAACTTGAGAGAATTAGTGCGGGGAACAAGGTGAAATTGGTTAGCTAATTCATGGTTCGTCACCACCTCTGTTTATAGTGAACCAAATTTTGTGGATGATATTGTCTTTATGATAATAATTTAACTTCAAATGACTGTAGGAGCATCTAATCGGTTGTGCAGAAGCAAAAGAGGGCAAGATATAATTCCTATCCCGTGTCTGATTTGTCTGATTGGTGCTGGATGCGGCCAGATAAGCATGCATCTTTCACATTTTTACGATTATTTTGTTTGAAACTTTCAGATAGATTCCATTTATCAGATATTTAAATGCCTAAACAACAGAGTGGTTTTTTGATTGAGTTTTCTGGGCACATTTTGGTTGCCGTCATTGCTACGCCgctttctttatgtgatgatagtaTTATTTACAGAATACCTACACTTTAGTTCCACATCTGAAATAGAAGAACCAAGTTGAATTATAATGTCTCGATGGTCTATTACTATTAACTTGTGTTGAAGTATTTTGGGCCACATGGTTCTAGGTCTATGCATTGAGCCTAATTAGAAGCTCATGTAGAAAAACATGGGTTGTGACGGGTGTCACatgtatcattcgatgaattgaaTTAGATTATGATAGTTTTTTGGTATATCTTCAgtaatttaattttgattttgatgtgcGTCTTTAATCTCtgacaaaagatccatatagtcaaTCTCAAATAGTTGAGATTTACGATTTTGTTGTCGTCATTTATATTTCTTTGATAGTAACCTTAACCCATAAGAGAAGAATTAAATCAGATTATAAGAGTTTGACAGTATATTTTAAGTATTCGAAAGAATTTTGGAACTGTCAGTTATCCTGTTGTGGTCGGTGTGGTGACAGGAAAGAGATCTTGGTGGAAGGCCTATGCAAGGGGTAACACCTTTGTGGTCTCGAGTTATATAACTGGACTCGGTCTTTGACCATGATCCTCTTAAATCAAGATCGATGCACGCATCTATTCATTGATTGTCGGCTGTACACAAATTGGCCAGACCAAACAAAACTTAGTTAGTTCATCAATAAATGGTAAATCATTAGAAAAATGAACTTAGACTTGCATAATGGACTTTGGAGTCGTAGGATGTGCATCCAATCTCGTTCATGAATAGATATCCTCTGATATCGTCATTACTTCTCTTATACTTAATTTAGGATACTGCAGATGTACTTTTGGCTCCTTTTTGGAGATTAACATCCAAAATTCGTGCATTAACCATAAATCTGATTCACCAGCCTGGTTCGTATATATAACTATGTCCGTATGAAGCCAAAGAGAGTGTGGCCTTTTCAGTATCAACCATATGCAATCACACTGTACTCTGACAGGACCAGCGACCAATCATTGTCCACGGCATTGAAAAGGATATATAGGTTTCTAGGGCAGAAACCCATAGCAAAGCATTCAACACAAATGGAGAgcattcctttctttttctccccTTAGTACATTACAGGTGAATAGAGAGACATCACAAACCCGAACATTTGAGTAGGAAATTTGATGTATGAGAAGGACTTGGTAGGGAGGGCAGCAGCTGGATCAGtgatgatgctgctgctgctgcttctgcagCGTTTGAGGAGCAGGGGCGGACGGTGGCAGCGGCTTGGGGCACTGGTAGCACTTGGCGAAGAGGCCGAAGGTGTCCACCTGCCTCACGAAGTTGGTCATGCTCGCCCATCCGCCGAGCCCGAAGCCGACCACCAGCACCCACCCCACCACGAAGGCGTTCACCGCGTACATCGCCGTCCAGCTGGGCAGGAAGAAGGGAGGCTTCTCTGCAGCATTCTGCAACAACAGCAAAGATGAGAATGGGAACTCTCTACGGTCGTCGGACGACACAAGTCTCCCGCACTACACCATCTCTGTTAGGAGCTGCAGCTACAGCCGTTTCGTGGGGTGGGATACATTGTATAATAGTTCATCAATCAAATCCAAACTAAAGGGGGGGTGTAATAGCGAGCTTACCTGCCGCGCGGATGGCGTTCGGTAGGTGAGCATGTGAGCCATGGCGGGG
Coding sequences:
- the LOC103996878 gene encoding probable envelope ADP,ATP carrier protein, chloroplastic isoform X1, whose amino-acid sequence is MRRKEAVVVWRPIPGLGDAPRRFPPPRAVFASVSNGGDGGVASGVRDREKDKEDGREREAFPSSDQLLRHPLALLALVPDGAALFTAGAIAGAAAKTLTAPLDRAKLLMQTHGLRAVERTGKKAIGFIDAITLIGKEDGIKGYWKGNLPQVIRIIPYSAVQLFSYELYKKLFSKKDGELSIVGRLVAGACAGMTSTLVTYPLDVLRLRLAVEPGCRTMSQVALNMLRDEGLASFYSGLGPSLIGIAPYIAVNFCVFDLVKKSLPEKYQKRPETSLATALVSATIATLMCYPLDTVRRQMQMKGSPYNTIFDAFPGIVERDGFFGLYRGFVPNTLKNLPNSSIRLTTFDMVKSLISSGRKELERISAGNKEHLIGCAEAKEGKI
- the LOC103996878 gene encoding thylakoid ADP,ATP carrier protein, chloroplastic isoform X2 — its product is MRRKEAVVVWRPIPGLGDAPRRFPPPRAVFASVSNGGDGGVASGVRDREKDKEDGREREAFPSSDQLLRHPLALLALVPDGAALFTAGAIAGAAAKTLTAPLDRAKLLMQTHGLRAVERTGKKAIGFIDAITLIGKEDGIKGYWKGNLPQVIRIIPYSAVQLFSYELYKKLFSKKDGELSIVGRLVAGACAGMTSTLVTYPLDVLRLRLAVEPGCRTMSQVALNMLRDEGLASFYSGLGPSLIGIAPYIAVNFCVFDLVKKSLPEKYQKRPETSLATALVSATIATLMCYPLDTVRRQMQMKGSPYNTIFDAFPGIVERDGFFGLYRGFVPNTLKNLPNSSIRLTTFDMVKSLISSGRKELERISAGNKVKLVS